In Saccharothrix syringae, the following are encoded in one genomic region:
- a CDS encoding TetR/AcrR family transcriptional regulator: MATDTSSRRPLRADAERNRAAIIEAATEVLAEQGSAVDVREIAQRSGVGMGTLYRHFPTKEDLLGTVLDREYTAWAGAARAAADATDDPRAALEGFYEHALATQACHRAVVEAYGHNWNGPALDCVRLLHPVLDDLRTRAQDAGVLRADATTGDLALLLATLSHTAQLVGHHDAWVWRRQLRIALDGLRASHDTPLPTA, from the coding sequence GTGGCCACCGACACGTCGTCCCGTCGACCGCTCCGCGCCGACGCCGAGCGCAACCGCGCCGCGATCATCGAGGCCGCCACCGAGGTGCTCGCCGAGCAGGGCAGCGCCGTGGACGTCCGGGAGATCGCCCAGCGCAGCGGTGTCGGCATGGGCACGCTCTACCGGCACTTCCCGACCAAGGAGGACCTGCTGGGCACCGTCCTCGACCGCGAGTACACCGCCTGGGCGGGCGCGGCGCGCGCGGCGGCCGACGCCACCGACGACCCGCGGGCGGCGCTGGAGGGGTTCTACGAGCACGCGCTGGCGACCCAGGCGTGCCACCGGGCCGTCGTCGAGGCGTACGGGCACAACTGGAACGGCCCGGCCCTGGACTGCGTGCGGCTGCTGCACCCGGTGCTCGACGACCTGCGCACCCGCGCCCAGGACGCCGGCGTGCTGCGCGCCGACGCGACGACCGGCGACCTGGCGCTGCTGCTGGCCACGTTGAGCCACACCGCGCAACTGGTGGGCCACCACGACGCGTGGGTGTGGCGGCGACAGCTGCGCATCGCCCTCGACGGCCTCCGGGCCTCCCACGACACGCCGCTGCCGACGGCGTGA
- a CDS encoding LysR family transcriptional regulator, with protein sequence MVDLETRELRYFVAVAEELHFGRAADRLGISQPPLSRAIRQLERRLGVRLLDRDRGGAVLTDAGRVLLREARTALDAVTAAAHRTRRAGDPGRPLVLVTKAGASHELLQRLLDAFAGEPGAPPVEVLLCEVGEQAGLLREGRADVALMHRPFDDLAGFDTEDLCVEGQVALLPAGHPLASRDRLTLAEVSHVPDLPIARWPRLDGSYPDGPGPEVRTQSQLAQLVALGRTLLVIPASSRAWQWPDHVAVPVVDAPDVTTVIAWPADSRSPAIAALVRSAAALRTAAPAG encoded by the coding sequence GTGGTCGACCTCGAAACCCGCGAGCTGCGCTACTTCGTCGCCGTCGCCGAGGAACTGCACTTCGGGCGCGCCGCCGACCGGCTCGGGATCTCGCAACCGCCGCTCTCGCGCGCGATCCGGCAACTGGAGCGGCGGCTCGGCGTGCGACTCCTCGACCGGGACCGCGGCGGGGCGGTGCTCACCGACGCCGGCCGGGTGCTGCTCCGCGAGGCCCGGACGGCCCTCGACGCGGTCACGGCCGCCGCGCACCGGACGCGCCGCGCCGGGGACCCCGGGCGGCCCCTGGTGCTGGTGACGAAAGCCGGGGCGTCCCACGAGCTGCTGCAACGGCTCCTCGACGCGTTCGCGGGCGAACCCGGCGCGCCACCGGTCGAAGTCCTGCTGTGCGAGGTCGGCGAGCAGGCCGGGCTGCTGCGCGAGGGGCGCGCCGACGTGGCGCTCATGCACCGCCCGTTCGACGACCTCGCCGGGTTCGACACCGAGGACCTCTGCGTCGAGGGCCAGGTCGCGCTCCTCCCGGCCGGGCACCCGCTCGCCTCGCGCGACCGGCTCACCCTGGCCGAGGTGAGCCACGTGCCGGACCTGCCCATCGCGCGGTGGCCCCGCCTCGACGGGTCCTACCCGGACGGTCCCGGACCGGAGGTGCGCACCCAGTCGCAACTGGCCCAGCTCGTGGCGCTGGGCAGGACCCTGCTCGTCATCCCCGCCTCCAGCCGCGCCTGGCAGTGGCCCGACCACGTCGCGGTCCCCGTCGTGGACGCGCCGGACGTCACCACCGTGATCGCCTGGCCGGCCGACAGCCGCTCACCGGCGATCGCCGCACTGGTCCGCTCGGCGGCCGCACTGCGCACCGCCGCGCCCGCCGGCTGA
- a CDS encoding ATP-binding protein: MAQDSRQALDAFVDELNRLRRCAGAPSLNQIAASATAIGHPLARSTVSDKLNAKSLPEWDFVVAFVRACLAHADRAGSRVPEELADLARWDAAHWDLLRSIDGDRSTDRLAVAAQGEVRRRQARSRSPEHDAWVVPRQLPAPVPRFAGRVGHLARLAELVDDPRPVPAMVITAIGGTAGVGKTALAVHWANQVADRFPDGQLYVNLRGFDAVSSRVDPSVALRGFLEALGVPGERVPTDPGAQTGLYRSLLIGRRVLVLLDNARDAEQVRPLLPGSPGCLVLVTSRQQMTGLVAAEGAHPVVLDLLSDAEAWDMLALRLGARRVEAEPGAVRRIVTASAGLPLALAVVAARAQTFPGFPLSRLADELDEARLDGFADAEPALDIRFVFSWSCRRLEAPAARLFRLLGLHPGGGIGPHAAASLAGQPVAETRRQLAVLAHANLVSEPSPGRYAMHDLLRAYAAEQAEVVEGAPGRRRALVRVLDHYLHAAHAADLLLHPHRDAIALPPLPDGVTLPVFAGREQAWAWLTAERQVLLNAIDLAADGFDTHAWQLAWSMSTYLDRTGAWAEQSRVQRIAVAAGARQADPDAQARARRNWAVACLRRKRYAEADEHLRLALDLYDELGDHVGAARTVLNLGILAEQQADFPAALGHAQRAFDRFALAGHVHGQANALNNIGWYHSRLGDHESALEHCGRALALQQEVGNTYWQAHTWDSLGSAHHHLRRYQEAIRCFGQALALWRETGERFFEATTLTHLGDSRHAVGDAGGARSAWLRAAAILDELAHPDAGPVRARLHDAHRPDSHRLAR; encoded by the coding sequence ATGGCGCAGGACTCCAGGCAGGCGTTGGACGCGTTCGTCGACGAGCTCAACCGGTTGCGGCGGTGCGCGGGGGCGCCGTCGTTGAACCAGATCGCCGCATCGGCCACCGCGATCGGCCACCCGCTGGCCCGGTCGACGGTGAGCGACAAGCTGAACGCGAAGTCGTTGCCCGAGTGGGACTTCGTCGTCGCCTTCGTCCGCGCCTGCCTGGCGCACGCCGACCGGGCCGGCTCGCGGGTGCCGGAGGAGCTGGCCGACCTGGCGCGGTGGGACGCCGCGCACTGGGACCTGCTCCGCTCGATCGACGGTGACCGCTCGACCGACCGGCTCGCCGTCGCCGCCCAGGGCGAGGTGCGCCGCCGCCAGGCGCGGTCCCGGTCGCCGGAGCACGACGCGTGGGTGGTGCCGCGGCAGCTGCCCGCGCCGGTGCCCCGCTTCGCCGGCCGGGTCGGGCACCTGGCCCGGTTGGCGGAGCTGGTCGACGACCCCCGGCCGGTGCCGGCGATGGTGATCACCGCGATCGGCGGCACCGCGGGCGTCGGCAAGACCGCGCTCGCGGTGCACTGGGCCAACCAGGTGGCCGACCGCTTCCCCGACGGCCAGCTGTACGTGAACCTGCGCGGCTTCGACGCGGTGTCGTCCCGGGTCGACCCCTCCGTGGCGCTCCGGGGTTTCCTGGAGGCGCTGGGGGTGCCCGGCGAGCGCGTCCCGACCGACCCCGGTGCGCAGACCGGGCTGTACCGGAGCCTGCTGATCGGGCGCCGGGTGCTGGTCCTGCTGGACAACGCCCGGGACGCCGAGCAGGTGCGACCGCTGTTACCGGGCTCGCCGGGCTGCCTCGTGCTGGTCACCAGCCGGCAGCAGATGACGGGGCTGGTCGCGGCGGAGGGCGCGCACCCGGTCGTGCTGGACCTGCTGTCCGACGCCGAGGCGTGGGACATGCTCGCGCTGCGCCTCGGCGCGCGGCGGGTCGAGGCGGAGCCGGGGGCGGTGCGGCGCATCGTCACCGCCTCGGCCGGGCTGCCGCTCGCGCTGGCGGTCGTGGCGGCCCGCGCCCAGACCTTCCCCGGCTTCCCCCTCTCCCGCCTGGCCGACGAGCTGGACGAGGCCAGGTTGGACGGGTTCGCCGACGCCGAGCCCGCGCTGGACATCCGGTTCGTGTTCTCCTGGTCGTGCCGCAGGCTGGAGGCCCCGGCGGCCCGCCTGTTCCGGCTGCTGGGGCTGCACCCGGGCGGCGGGATCGGCCCGCACGCGGCGGCGAGCCTGGCCGGGCAGCCGGTCGCGGAGACGCGGCGCCAACTGGCGGTGCTGGCCCACGCCAACCTGGTCTCCGAGCCGTCGCCGGGCCGGTACGCCATGCACGACCTGCTCCGGGCCTACGCCGCCGAGCAGGCCGAGGTGGTCGAGGGCGCGCCGGGGAGGCGCCGCGCCCTCGTCCGGGTGCTCGACCACTACCTGCACGCCGCCCACGCCGCGGACCTGCTGCTGCACCCGCACCGCGACGCGATCGCGCTGCCGCCCCTCCCGGACGGGGTGACCCTGCCGGTGTTCGCGGGGCGCGAGCAGGCGTGGGCCTGGCTCACCGCCGAGCGCCAGGTGCTGCTCAACGCGATCGACCTCGCCGCCGACGGCTTCGACACCCACGCGTGGCAGCTCGCGTGGTCGATGAGCACCTACCTCGACCGGACGGGTGCCTGGGCCGAGCAGAGCAGGGTCCAGCGGATCGCGGTGGCCGCGGGCGCCCGGCAGGCCGACCCGGACGCGCAGGCGCGGGCCCGGCGCAACTGGGCGGTGGCGTGCCTGCGCCGCAAGCGGTACGCCGAGGCCGACGAGCACCTGCGCCTGGCGCTGGACCTCTACGACGAGCTGGGCGACCACGTCGGTGCCGCCCGGACGGTGCTGAACCTGGGCATCCTCGCCGAGCAGCAGGCCGACTTCCCGGCCGCGCTCGGGCACGCGCAGCGGGCGTTCGACCGCTTCGCGCTGGCCGGTCACGTGCACGGGCAGGCCAACGCGCTCAACAACATCGGCTGGTACCACAGCCGGCTCGGTGACCACGAGAGCGCCCTCGAGCACTGCGGGCGGGCGCTCGCCCTGCAGCAGGAGGTCGGCAACACCTACTGGCAGGCGCACACCTGGGACAGCCTCGGCTCCGCCCACCACCACCTCCGCCGGTACCAGGAGGCGATCCGCTGCTTCGGCCAGGCGCTGGCGCTGTGGCGGGAGACCGGTGAGCGCTTCTTCGAGGCGACCACGTTGACCCACCTCGGCGACTCGCGGCACGCCGTCGGTGACGCCGGGGGCGCGCGGTCGGCGTGGTTGCGGGCCGCCGCCATCCTCGACGAGCTGGCCCACCCCGACGCGGGCCCGGTGCGCGCCCGGCTGCACGACGCACACCGGCCGGACTCCCACCGCCTCGCGCGGTAG
- a CDS encoding NADH:flavin oxidoreductase, with product MTTPPRAAVDTAPLFRPFTAGSLELSNRVVMAPMTRQFSPGGVPGEDVADYYGRRAAGGVGLIVTEGTYVGHPSAGESADVPRFHGEDALAGWARVVERVHAEGGRIVPQLWHVGASRKPGAPPVPEAPVFTPSGLGLDGNPIGEAGPVPTTTDLEAVVTAFAEAAAAARRLGFDGVELHGAHGYLLDNFLWEVTNRRTDAYGGSPVARTRLVAEVVAAVRAATSPDFPIVLRLSQWKPNAYDAKLARTPQELEAILTPLAEAGVDVFHGSTRRYWQPEFEGSELNFAGWIKKITGRPTISVGSVGLDGEFLATFAGQTPSPTGIDQLLERLAADEFDLIAVGRALLADPEWARKVEKGDVAGVTPFTRDALASLV from the coding sequence ATGACCACGCCCCCGCGCGCCGCCGTCGACACCGCGCCGCTATTCCGCCCCTTCACCGCCGGCTCGCTGGAACTGTCGAACCGCGTTGTGATGGCCCCCATGACCAGGCAGTTCTCCCCGGGCGGCGTCCCGGGCGAGGACGTCGCCGACTACTACGGCCGCCGCGCCGCGGGCGGTGTCGGCCTGATCGTCACCGAGGGCACCTACGTCGGGCACCCCAGCGCCGGCGAGAGCGCCGACGTGCCGCGCTTCCACGGCGAGGACGCGCTGGCGGGCTGGGCGCGCGTCGTCGAGCGCGTGCACGCCGAGGGCGGCCGGATCGTCCCGCAGCTGTGGCACGTGGGCGCGTCCCGCAAGCCCGGCGCGCCGCCCGTGCCCGAGGCCCCGGTGTTCACCCCCTCGGGCCTGGGCCTGGACGGCAACCCGATCGGCGAGGCCGGCCCGGTGCCGACGACCACCGACCTGGAGGCCGTGGTCACCGCGTTCGCCGAGGCCGCCGCGGCCGCCCGGCGACTGGGCTTCGACGGCGTGGAGCTGCACGGCGCCCACGGCTACCTGCTCGACAACTTCCTCTGGGAGGTCACCAACCGGCGCACCGACGCCTACGGGGGCAGCCCGGTCGCCCGCACGCGCCTGGTCGCCGAGGTGGTGGCCGCGGTGCGCGCCGCGACCTCGCCCGACTTCCCGATCGTCCTGCGCCTGTCCCAGTGGAAGCCCAACGCCTACGACGCCAAGCTGGCGCGCACGCCGCAGGAGCTGGAGGCGATCCTGACGCCGCTGGCGGAAGCCGGCGTGGACGTCTTCCACGGCTCGACGCGCCGCTACTGGCAGCCCGAGTTCGAGGGCTCCGAGCTGAACTTCGCGGGCTGGATCAAGAAGATCACCGGCCGCCCCACCATCTCCGTCGGCTCGGTCGGCCTGGACGGCGAGTTCCTGGCCACCTTCGCCGGGCAGACGCCGTCGCCCACGGGCATCGACCAGCTCCTGGAGCGGCTGGCCGCGGACGAGTTCGACCTGATCGCCGTCGGCCGGGCGCTGCTGGCCGACCCCGAGTGGGCCCGGAAGGTCGAGAAGGGCGACGTGGCGGGCGTCACCCCGTTCACCAGGGACGCGCTGGCCTCCCTGGTCTGA